In the Podarcis muralis chromosome 15, rPodMur119.hap1.1, whole genome shotgun sequence genome, TGGGAgcgccactgccagccagtgctgaTCTGTATGGACCATAGTCCGACTCAGTataatggtcacctccagactggattattgtaactcgctcttgagttacccagaaactccagcgggtgcagaatgccacagctccaggtggagtacaggatcaggtttaaggtgctggttttaacctttaaagccctatacggcctaggaccctcgtaccttcgggaccgcctctcctggtatgtcccacggaggaccgcacggtcttcaaacaaaaacaccttggaggtcccaagccacagagaggttaggctggcctcaactagagccagagctttttcggctgtggctccgatctggtggaacactctgtcacaagagactagggccctgcgggacttcaCATCTTTCcacaaggcctgcaagacagagcttttccaccaggcctttggccaaggcacagcctgaccccctcctttggtaatcctcacagaactctagcccaatggttgccattaatttgattttcaactgattttagaatgaattgattttagaatgctgtattacttcactgttgttagccgctctgagcctggcttcggctggggagggcgggatataaataaattattattattattattattattaggcagcttcctaggtttctCTCTTTCAATGAGctggcctacctcgcagggcGGCTGGGAGGATATTGAAAAGGGTATTATGAATTTCTGGAAGAAGGAAGAGCGGGATGAACTGTGGGCTTAATTAGCAGCTTAAAGAAGGCCATTGATTAAGCTCATGGACTGGCAccaagagagagggggagcttGCAGGCAGTCCAGCCTGGGCGACCTCATGCTGGGGGCGGGGCGTGGGCGGGGCTATGCTAATGAGCCTCAGTCCTTCGCCCCGCCCCCTCGGAAGACAGGGGCCCGACGGGTAGGCCGAagccttcctccctcctccccttacTCACCACGGCGGCGGTGGTGAGGACGCAGGCTGTGGTGTAGGCCCGGGTGACGGGAGGCACCTGCAGGTATTCCTGGCGGAAGGTCTGGTACGCCATCTTGGCGCCGGCGCCGCCTAAGCACTTCCCTCGCCTCTTGGCGTCCCCTCAGCCTCGACCAATCCGTGCCGGCGACGATTGACCAATCAAGAGCCTTCCCCGCCCCCGCTTTTCCCCGCCCTCTATCTCTGCTCCGGCAAATCAGCGCCGTTTTCCTTCGCCTTCACAAGACTAATCGGAATCGAAAACTTCCGAGCCCATAGATTAAATAGATTCTAGAGTCATGCTGCAGAGGCGACGGGGAGTCTCGGGTCTTCTTAAGAATAGAGGCAGGTAGATAAGGGGAAGAGTGATccatgcagcggttctcaacctgtaggtccccacgtgttgctggactacaactcccatcatccctgagctctggccttgctagctaggggtgatgggagttgtagttcaacatctggggacccacaggttgagaaaggctgcgagTCTAAGCCTAAGGAACACACTTGGTTCTTGTTGCGGGGGCAGCAGAGTATCTGCTTCGcgtggagagccgctgccagtcagtgcagacaatagatGACCGGACGGTTTGACTCcctatatggcagcttcctgttaTGTTCCTATGCCTCAGTGGAGTCCGCGGTTtctgagggaggaagaagagcccACTGGCCTTTGCTGCAGTCAGAGGGAACTTTGGGCTGGAAGTCCACCTCCCCTCAGTCAACACACCGAAGGGTTGTCAAAGTTCCTCTTTCAGCCCATTGACGCCAAGAGTGAACAGCCCTGCAGGGTTGGCCTAAGCGTCAACTTCAGCTCCATGCGACGTACAGCTGACAACCACGGGCAACACTGCAAAGATGTTGTAAATTAACTCCCTAATCTGCAGCCATAGATCAGCAACTGTAGGGATGGCAACTAGTGCTGCCAAATGCAGCAGTTCTTTCCAAGaatatcaggacaaaaggaatgaggagCTGGGAGGGGAACCAAGACAGttttattaacaaacaaacatacaaagcataatataaaaTATACCCAACAGGGGCCacccaatctccccttcagctgcccggagctccaggtagagcagcaggagaaagaccccGACCGTTGGTCTCCCAGCATCAGGGCCTTTGATATGGGCAGAAGCTCCCCGCATCCCTCCCACCTAtggcttttatagcctgccttgatgcagtggcgtggcgtggggggtgcagggggccccgggcacaacatctggggtttagggttagggggcacaaatccacgggttagggggcgcaaattacttgccttcccccgggtgctgacaatccacgctacgccactgccttgatgtaatcaagtgcacctggcattaggtaaaggtaaagggacccctgaccattaggtccagttgtgaccaactctggggttgcggcactcatctctttttactggccgagggagccggcgtacagcttccgggtcatgtggccagcatgactaagccacttctggcaaaccagagcagcgcacggaaacgccgtttaccttcccgccggagcggtacctatttatctactagcactttgatgtgctttcgaactgctaggttggcgggagcagggatcaagcaacgggagctcaccctgtcacggggattcgaactgccgaccttctgatcggcaagtcctaggctctgcggtttaacccacagcgccacccgtgtcccttgcacCTGGCATTAGTCAGGATTAATACAGAGCGGCTGAGTGTCTCCCACTACCTGCCGGCATCCAGCCAGCACTTGCAATACAGAAGAAACTCCGGACAGGTGTGTAAAACACAAGAATCCAACTGgggatgttaaagggaaagggacatgccacctaactcctcgaaatacaattgTCTTCTGCATTTTCACTACACAGCTCTGTAGGGATGGCAACCCCTTCAGCTGGACCTCTCCCCCCTGCAACTGCAGATTCGTTAGATTAGATTATTAGATTATTACTCTATTATATATTTTTCTATTATTTAATTTCTGGTTGGCAGCGATTCTCTCAGCCTCATCCCAGTCTGCAACCTGCAATAGGGGTGCTTACACCGCAGGAGTgttaatggctgctagccacgaCCGTTCCGTCCTCCTAGGTCGCAAAAAGTATACAAATGAAACGATCCCCTCTTGACTTTTTCATTGCTCCGTGTTTGCCATCACGGAGGCTTACTGGAAGCCACGGTGTCGCTCTTGGCTGCCCCCATCTCTATGATTGGATCTGGGAAGGAGGGCATGAGAGGAGCGGTGGGCGGGGCCGAGGAGGTGAAAGGCTAAAAAGTGGCGGGAAGCAAAGGGGCTTCCAGGTCGGTGCTGCACCGGAGAGGCTGCCgtggttgtgggttcgaatccccgcttggAAAGGTAAAAAGACCTGAACGCGGGTCAGGAGCTCCAGATCTCGAAACGGGAACTTGCCCCAACTGTCTGGTACTGTATTTCTATAGGAAATAATTATGGATTCAATCACAGACATAACTATATGCCTtaatcctgcttttaaaaaaaattaaatgtttctTTTAGACTGTCTCTTTGTTTTTTGCTGGTTTAAATGAGTTTGCCTgctgttgtaagttgctttgagattattttgcttaaaaaacagtgactaataaatttaattaacaatAATGGTTAAATGCCATTCTCCCAGACTGAACGTTTTCTCAGTTTATCTTTAGCACTGCAGCCTTTGAGGGGCTTGTAAACGCCAGTAAAAATATTATAAAGTTACTGCTAACCTGGATTACACCTTAGTGGGTGAAATCTAAACCAGTAAGACCATAAACTCACAGTAGCAGCTAACACATATATTTATATGTCTATATTGAAGCATAGTGAACAACGCAAGAATGCAGGAGTAAGATGAATAGAAACGTCTTAGCAAGCAGATGTTTAGATCATATTTTGTTCACAGGACACTCTCTCCCCACTACATCCCTCTTCCCTCATGGAATTGTCCTTGTTTTTCTAAAAATTCACCCCTGGACCTGTCTCCTAGGTTTACCATGTTGTGTCATGTCAGAATGTAGGAAATTACAGTAGGAAGTAAAccactatttgacttttagaagatatctgaaaggagccctgtatagggaagtttttaatgtttgatgttttactgtagtATTATAATTGCtgcaagcaataataataaaaatagctcCCTTTGctgagctataataataataataatagctaacAGGCAGTATCTGGTTTTGCCAATGGGGTCGTCCAGTATTTTTTTTACCTCTTATAACACTGCCCTTTTTTTCTTATTTCGCAGACTTCCATGCTGTGTTTGTGTAGCTAGTTTTGCAAAAATGTCAGTAAATCCCATGGCCTACGAGGCCCAGTTCTTCGGCTTTACTCCTCAAACGTTCATGTTGCGGATATATGTAGCCTTCCAGGACCACCTTGCTCACATAATGCTTGTGGTGGAGGACACGATTCTGAATAAATTGGAGTGCATCCGTCCCAATAAGCTCACGCCTTCCCTAATCCGGAGGAGCACAGAGCAGTTCTTCTCTTTAATGAAGAAGATTTTCAACAACCTCTTTGGCAAAATGGAAGACACCCTTCTGAAAACGGTGTTGAGCATCCCCCCAAATGTTTTGCTTCCGGAAGACAAAGGCCAAGAGGAATTCCGCTACACtccagaacagtttcaggagctCCAGGATGAGATTGACCAGCTGGAACGACAACTCAAGGCCGAAAGCGCAGCTGAACAGGCTCTTCTAGCGGAGCTGGAAGAGCAAAAGATTGTCCAAGCGCACCTTGAAGGGATCCTCCAGTGGTTTGATGGCCTTGAAAACGTAGGCAGAGAAGAGGGGGTCGGCAACCTGAAAGAAAGCTTTTCCGCCTTGACAaaaacagctgtcaaactccAGAGTGTCGTGCGGGAGGTGGAAGAGAAAATGAACAAGCTGAAGAAGTGATTGTGTAAAGGTGGGGATGGAGAACCTTCAAATGTTCTTGAACTGTAtcgctcccatcagacccagcataCCCAATGGTCTGGTGGAGCTTGTAGTCCGGTCACATGTTCCTCACCCCTAGTGGCAAATAAAATGGGATCCATTGGATCAGTGTTGCTGTTCTGCCTTGAAAGTATGGCAATAAGCTTTTTGCATCTGGAGAATGCCTCGTGGTCCCGCTCGCGAGCTCTTGGTCAAAACTGGGCAGCTACTCTCTCGTGACACATCTATTCTCACCCACACACCTTTAATGAAGAGCTCTGTTATAGGAGCAACCCTGCCATGGACACTACTCCCCAATATATTGAAGGACCTCTTCTGGGGAAGAATTTGCTCCTTCAGGCAGCTGGAATCTACAGGGTGGCCCAAAAGTAGCTATACTGCTTTAGAATCCACTTTCTTTCTTCTTGACTGTTCTTTGATTCAGCTGTAGACCTACTTCTGTAGACCTACTTTTGGGCCACCTTGTATGTATGCAGAACTATATAATTACACTCAACTCTGAAACTTTTAAGAATGGGCACATTTTCCTTTGTGTGTCTCCTGTCTTTCAGACCCCTGTCCTCACAGTTTATCATTTTACCTTGTTATTTATAAGCTGCTTCTTGGCTAGCGTAGGGTAAAAAAGTTTTCAGCTCTTAGCTGCGCCAATACCTTTATTTAGTTTCTCAAGTGTGCTTATCAAGAATGTGCCTTCAAGTGATGTGTGTTTTCTAGCAATGCTTTGAGCTTGAAAATTGTtaaatttgcattgcaaaatttccaGCATTAAATGTAAATATTCCCTAGAGTAAGGTGTTTCAgggtgtttggtttggtttactGAATACTCATAAATAAACGAATCACTTTGAAACAGCCATGGCTGCCTGTATTGTGTTGGTTTATTGCTGATGAATTTATGAAATGAGATGTTTTCCAACGAAATATAAACCTTGGAGGTTTTAATTTTGGAAAACATTCCACCCTGTGGCACTGCCCACCTTCAAGgactgttagacagtggaacagactcccacaagaggtagcgGGCTCTTCTTTTGTGTAtgatgtagctgagattcctgcattgcaggggaatgAACTAgatcaggcgtaggcaaactccagccctccagatgttttgagactacaattctcatcatccctgaccactgatccggttagctagggatgatgataattgtagtcccaaaacatctggaggaccgagtttgcctatgccacgggatcccttccagctctgattcTTTGCTTCTGTGATAGGTGACTAGTGAGCTGAATACTTGCTTACACCTGTGGTACACCTAGCTCAGTGCTATCTAGCACATAGGGGAAGCCCTATAGAACAAGAAAGAGGAGGGAAAAGAACAGCACTTGGGGAGCAAGCTGGTAACCTGGAAGAGGAAAAAACCAAAGGAAAGGATTTCAGGATTGTCCACAATGACAGGTAGCAGTTCTGCAGGGTTTCAGCCCTCACTTCCCAGCTCCACCTGGGGATTTCAGGGATTAAATCTGAGACCTTCCTGCTACTGCTGTCACTGTAATTACTCCTGTGTAACAGTGCCTGGTGtagtctggtccatggggtcacgaagagtcggatacgactaaacaacaacaaacagtgcCTAGGGTTGTGGCTAatgcttagagagagagagagagagtctgttcAAATAAAGCTACCAACAATTTCCTTTGCATTTCAAGTTATAAACAACACTGGAATCCCATCTATGCAAAGATGATTATCTTTTCATTGCATTCATCTTTTTAATGCAAGAATACTGGAGGTGGAGAATAACACTGATGCAATGCTGAAACATTGCTGAGTTTATAAATGTAGATAAATAGCAACATTTTCATACCATAGGAAGTTGTACAAAGGGTTCCCTGCTCCTTTAATTGGGGTTGAAATCTCACCCAAAGCTTCAAAGTTTCCATGTATTGTCAAAACAGCCTGTAATCGGTGGCAGATGCTTTTATTACACGTTTTATATTTGTTATTAGTTACCTTGCCACTTAAGCCACAAATCAGAAACACAAACAACGCAataaaatagcaaagcaaattaaATAAAGCAGAAGCACAAAAAGGGATACAATAATCTCAGAAacgtaaaaaaacaacacaatagtGTTCAAATTGCTGTTAGAGCAGAGCTGTCTGCAAGCTCAGCCTGCAGGCCTCACTCTGGCCCAACCCACCTGGCCTACACATGGTGTCACAGATGTTATCAGGCATGGGCTGCTGTACACCTTGGCTGAAAGCAGGGAGAGCAGGCACATCCCATTTTGCAAGCTGTATCCCAcaggaggtggaggagaaaaAGATCTGACCTGCTGGCCTgctccagttccccacccctagagCAGAGACTAAGGCCACactcaccccatacatttaaatcaccatGATACTACTTTATAAACAGTCGCAGCatctcccaaggaatcctgggagctgtagtttgtttaatGGGTGacaagagttgttaggaagccCCCAGTCCCGACACAGAGCTATAGTTCTCCGAGTGGTTGAACCAccgatccctcttcacagggaaccctgggaattgtaggtctggaAGAGGGGATacaggggtcccctaacaactctgagCACCCTTAAACTCCAGCCttaaattatttgggggaagccatgactgcttaaagtatCATAGCACTTTTAAGAGTATTTTGTGAATGTGGATTGCCACATACGCTAGGGGTGTGCCATACCTAGAGATTTTCTTCCACACTTAATAGCTTTTGCTTCATGCTTCCTTTTGTAGACACCAGTAAGCAATCAATTCTTTCATTTAAACGCTGATGGTGATCCAAATTTCCCCACTGAAACACCCAGAATAAAAACATTTGATCTTTCCCAACCCGTATTGGGGTTTTTAATCTACGTTTATACCACAGCCACCCTAACCATCCTCAGATATTGGGAGTGTTCATCCTCCTTTTTCTCTGAGTGTCCTCCAGTGATACCAAAAGATTCAACTTTTTCCCCCCTCATGCAACTCTTGAACTGGTGTTTCTTCTGCTTGAAGCAGGCCTCTCGATGGAAAGCTCACTGCAAAATGGCTTTCTTGGATGGTCTGAAAGCTTCCTTGCATGTCTCAAGTCCAAGTATACTTTCACTTGTACGCTGGGACACTCGATATGAAAAGGAATAAACAGTGTAGTATATCCTGTAAAAGTTCTTGCCTTCAAAAACTGCTTGACATTAGAGAGTTTGTAGTGCAAATGGTGTACTAAAGATCTTCAGATAATTTTCAGTTGTTGCAAATGCCGGTTTTTTAATTTAGTTTAGTGGTTCCCTGAATGACAAGAGGAGGCAATAGTGCTTGTTTTAATTCAATATTAGTCTGGTTCCTTCAGAGAAAACTGAATGGTGACAGTAGCAGTCCAACTTTATTCGCAAAGAATTATTAAAAGTATGTGACACCAGTCTGCCTTAGAGAGGAGTTCTGACACAACAACCCAGCGGGTTTTCATGATCTCATGTCATCCTACTTTCCTTTCAGTGGACATTGCACTTTTTAAGCAGGAAAAGCAACACTCCCTGCTCTGATAGCAGGATCAGAGAAATCTAGATAAACACTTCAAAGCAGCTGTGCCCACTTAACGTtacaaaacaggaaaacaaaatatCCCATTTGTTCCATGTGCACCAAGACCCACCCCTCTCTCAACACTGAAAGGTATTTTTGTTCAACCGAGAACCACTGTAAACAACACGCATCAATGAATCCACAAAGGGCACTTTTTGACATTATGTACATTTGTGTGTATTTTACCACACGTAGATAAGGCGCTTCTCAGAAGGGGACGGGGGGAAAGACTTGAGAGTTCTCTGCTTTCCTGGAAAGTGCTGCAAATGGAGCCACGGCTACAAAATAACCGTCCACGAATCGCAAACCTAAGAACACAAAAAGAAATATAATAATTGCCTGCCATGTGCAGTTTCTTCATACTGTGCAGTGCTATGGAGAAGTCTTTCATCACTTCCCATCAACTGGCAGCGCTATAGGGGCTACACCCAGGGATATCCCCTGCGCTTCTCCCAAACAAGGACAAGGGCCTTCTCAGTCCTAGTCCTGAcatgctaaccactacaccacactgcctctccagcAGGCAGGCACATCCCACTCTTGCTGTCACAAAATGAGGCTCTTACCTGGCAGCTCATGAGGAGATGTGCTTTGCCTTCCGCCCAGCTGGTTACAGCAAATTCAGGACAGCACTGACAGCGGCGGCCGTGTTCCGTCACGCTGTCTTCCAGCGAGGAGCAGAGCTTCTCCTTGGTCATCCCCTTACAGAGAGAAGGAATCAAACCCTTTTGGTGGAGCAGGCAGCCCAGTCCTCCCCATTCCACACATGTATACCTCGCTTGCCAACCGCTTCCCTTCCCTACAGAGGGGtctgacactgtggtctaaaccactgagcctcttgggcttgctgatcagagggtcggtggttcaaatccccgtgacagagtgagctaagttgctctctcccagctcctgccaacctagcagcttgaaagccagtgctagtagatagatactgctgcggcgggaaggtaaacggcgcttccgtgtacTCTGGCATGCATCACGGTATTCCATTgtgccataagcggcttagtcatgctggccacatgacccagaaagctgtctgtggacaaacgccggctctctgggcctgaaaagcaagatgagcgccgcaatttgactggacttacttGTCCAGGGGTCCCACCCTAGGACCCTGAAGTGAATAGTGGGTAATAAATCACAACAACAACTTTACAAAATTAATAGTGCAATCCAGCCCGGGAAATCTGCTCAGCTGTTTAACTcaacgggccttttctgctgtgtcTTCTCAtttactacaattcccaccatccctgacttgctacaattcccaccatccctgacatcttgctagcgagggatggtgggagttgtagtccaaaaacagctggacaccgaagtctgggaaacactgctctaaaggcCTTGGCCCTTAACcacctgtggccttttagaagtgggtgggatattTCTGATGCATTTCTCTGCCCCCTTGGTTTTAACATACCCAGACCTTTTGCATACAAATCTGGTGCACTCTGCTGCTGAGCCATGTTCCTTTACCCCAGACGGCGCAAATGATTTTTGAGCACCTGCTTACCTGCGTGCTGATGGAAAGCCCACACGGACACACAACCGAGTGACTCGTCACACAGAGATTGTTCCTAGGAAGAACAGCCATGAATTAACGCAAGGTGCAGAAGCGATCAGCGGTGAAACTTAAACAGGGACGAATtcctttttgtttcctttattaAGTCTTACGCTGGCGAACTTCGGCCGCCTGCTAGCTATTTCTCCACATCACCTAACTGGGATGAGGCAGAGGAAAGGCCTGACCTAAAGCATTGTATGTGTTTGCCTCACCTTCTGCAAACCGGGCAGATGACCTTGCGCTCTGCATCCAAGCCGTCCAGGATAGCATTCAGGCACTCCTCCTCAAAGCGCAGGCTTTGTTCGTACTCTTCCACGGCCAGCTGTTCTGCAAGGGAGAAAGCCCCGTCCCCTGCGTCACAGGCTGTGCCAACAGAAATTAAAGCCGCGGCTATCAGAATCAAAGGAGAATCAAGTACCTTGCAAGATCAGCTCCTCCTGGATTTCCTCGAAAACGTCCAGCATCTAAAGGGAACCGCACAATAAGCTGGTATTAGCCCCACAGAATAAAAACAGacttcacctgccagcagaaggacaatATGGAGAGAGCCAGTCTagcctctctaggaagggagcCCCAAAATACGGGAgctgccaccgagaaggccctctcccacatcCCCACCAAGAACGCCTGCGAAGATGGTGGGGCTGGGAGAAGGGCCTACCCCAAAATATCTCAGAGCTAGAGCAAATCTGTGTGAAAGAATACAGTCCTTCTGATAGCCTAGACCTAacctgtgcagtggtaccttggttgtctaacttaatccgttccgggagtctgtttgactcccagaacTGTTTGAagaccaaggcacagcttccgatcggctgcaggaacttcctgcactcaatcataagctgcgtcggacgttcgacttccaaaaaacgttcacaaaccggaacacccacttccgggtttgctgcgttcagGGGCTGATTCGTTTGACAATTAagccattcaacaaccaaggtaccactgtataaggcttcATAGGTCTAAACCAGACctttgaattattattaataatagttaaatttgtatacagccaGAGGGATGCCAGCCTCTAAGctacaggggttgccaacctttttaagCTCATGGGCACATTTGGATTGAACCGGTACTGCAGGTGCCCTTTGGGCATTTGTAAGTGCTGTTTGGGCATTTCTCACCTTTCACCCCTGGGATCAGTCCAGACATCCACCCCCAGAGAGTGatagacagacacagacacacttaCGTTGCTCTTCCAAGGGATCTGGGTAGAAGGCAGATCCActagaattaatctgagccttgagaagcacatagagctgaaagaggaagtgtgaaAGAGTGCCGCTCTTCCAAATTCCTCCTTCGGCTCTATGTACTTTCCGAGGGAACGAAAGGCCACCTCTCTGGTTGCCAAGGCTACTTCATGCGGCTGTGAGGTGTGTGCGCGCTCAGAAACCTTGTGGGCACCAGGACATTATGCTGACAATCCAGACACACACtgttgagatttccattccaccttaaggagcaggtgtgaggaactgttgcgtgtcacatgtctgtttacattccagcacagtttgctgggaacttccgttgtgtgtattgcttttgcttttccctgtctctctgagaggatgaagagagagagagacgacatgtttctttgtcctgatttatgattaataaatctgtagttgtggcatgctttcacaagcctcacgcctattctgtgtgtgcagttctatctgctgatagtgtgccctggctttgaagcccgggtcgctgatttagGTCGGAGCAGAGGCCGATGGGTCTTCGCAGTGGACAGCTGGAAGGAGAcggcccagctggggctagccagctggccttgcagccctctgcatgttgacaccccccccccctgtgataTGGACAACCGCCAACAAAGAACATAGTACAGTAGCTGCTTCTTACCGCAGTGACCTGAGGGGAAGTTTCTTGTTTCCTGGGGAAGGGCAGCTGGAAATCCAGAGGCTGCAGAGCCTGCCATTCCATTTCCATCACTTCCTGGACCAAGAGGGCTTTGCTCGCTTGATGGGCTGTGTCTTCCCCCACATGGCGGTATCTGTCCAAGAGCCTGGCACGGCTGCTCTTCAGCCTCTCCACGCAGCGCTGGAGGGCAGTGAACAGAGAGATAAAGACTCGCAATGGAGACACCAGCATGGCCAAACCATTTCTCTGACTTTCCCCCACAATCCCCTACTTAGGAAGATGAAATGctttctgaacaatttttttttttaaagattcacCTGATATGACTACAGGGATGTAGTTTTTCAATATTCttggaatatttttttggggggggagtgtttttCATTCACTAGAAACTGATCAGATTCAGTGTATTTGACTTCATTTTATTACTTACTTAGCCAAACCTTTAATAGGCATTACAAGTATAGTATAGGCTAtcataaaacatcataaaacatccatatataaatatatacaaataaacaatcattaaaatatatataataatgagGATTTTTATTGGgatttcttcctgctaaatagtgTCATTCTCCACTCTGAGATACTGCACTATTGACaagacttttttatttattatttcatatatgCCCTGCGTATCCTTTGCTGATAccgtgtacagtcgtaccttggttttcaaacagttcctGTTCTGAAACGTTTTAGCTCCTGAACTCCACGAACCCAGAAATGACGGTTCcaatttgcaaactatttttgtaaGTCAACCGTCCGATGGGGCGTCTGCGGCTTCCGATGGACTGCAGGAGCGTCTTAGGGACTTAGGTGCTTGCTTGTCTGTGTTCTGCAAGAGGGTAGTTCCATAGTATCGGTGCCTGACTGCGGAACGAGAAAAGGGAACTACCCTCTTGCAGAGCACAGACAAGCAAGCACCCACAACATCAACGCAGTTGTTCCGGGATCTTATAAAAACACATGGTTTGTGAGCATAGCCGTCACAGATAGCCATCAACAGCCGCcgcctctatgaatttgtccaatcctcttttaaaagccatccaaggtggTGGCCATCGCTAccttcttgtgggagggagtttaGCTATATGCTCGGTCCCTAGGGGTTGGGCTCCTACGGAAACGGCCATCCAGGTAGGACGGCGGCCAAATCTGCCCTTTAGCAACGCGCAGAGCCGGCAGGGCTCCTTGAAATGTATCCAGTCATGGAACGTTTGCAGTAGTCATGACGTTCGCAGTAGTCATGGAACGTTCGCAGTCGCCGCGTTCCGCGGAAGTCATGGAACGTTCGCAGTCGCAGCGTTCCACGGGAGTTTCGGGCAGACCCCGCGCCGCCGCCTTACCTGCCTGAAGGTCTCCTTCCAAGGCGGGGTCCGGGCGCCCTTGTAAAGAGCCTGGTGCCGCTGAACCTGCCCCTCCATCCC is a window encoding:
- the MIS12 gene encoding protein MIS12 homolog, with product MSVNPMAYEAQFFGFTPQTFMLRIYVAFQDHLAHIMLVVEDTILNKLECIRPNKLTPSLIRRSTEQFFSLMKKIFNNLFGKMEDTLLKTVLSIPPNVLLPEDKGQEEFRYTPEQFQELQDEIDQLERQLKAESAAEQALLAELEEQKIVQAHLEGILQWFDGLENVGREEGVGNLKESFSALTKTAVKLQSVVREVEEKMNKLKK
- the RPAIN gene encoding RPA-interacting protein, with the protein product MEGQVQRHQALYKGARTPPWKETFRQRCVERLKSSRARLLDRYRHVGEDTAHQASKALLVQEVMEMEWQALQPLDFQLPFPRKQETSPQVTAMLDVFEEIQEELILQEQLAVEEYEQSLRFEEECLNAILDGLDAERKVICPVCRRNNLCVTSHSVVCPCGLSISTQGMTKEKLCSSLEDSVTEHGRRCQCCPEFAVTSWAEGKAHLLMSCQVCDSWTVIL